The sequence GTCGGCTACGGATCCTCAGCAAACTAATCAAAGTTTGTCACATTTATTCTTTATatcattctattctatttgaaGTCATACTCTCTGGTACCTCCTTAATTGACACATactttttttacaacaattaatcttattttaggTATTCCCTTGGTAATGTTATATAGCTAGCCCTATAGTagtcttataaaattttcatttaacttAATAGGTATTTTTTACGATCACACAATATTCCTAATGCACTTCATCCACAGTACTCTTACCCTATAATTCAGATCCTCTTCAATCTCTTTGTCCTTATGAATCATTGAAAATATTACccaaaagacaaaaatgaaaagatagcATCCCAAAGAGAGAGTAACTTCTACATTTTTGAAAGGCCcactgtttttcttttatatatataaatataacttcacccaatgggtcttgaacccatgacccCATCCTCCACCCAAGAAAAGAAGGCACCAGTTGAGTTAGAGAAAATTGGTGCCCACTGTGAAACAATATTTGTGCGAgcatacacacacatattagTACCTCAAGACCACACAAAAACATGCAAGGAGTAAACATATTAGTACTTCAAGACCACAAAAACACACAAGGAGTAAACATATTAGTAATTCAagcatttttatttgaaaattaggAATTATTGGTCAGTTATCAGACTATAAAAGTCATAAGAGAGAAACTGTTGGATCTCTGTAAATGATTACATATCAGGAATTATTTGTCAACTAAAACTTAATTACAAGAAGCCCTCTGGAGTCTATACTGTATGGCTGAAAAGTTAGCTGTAGTACCTGAATCGCTTGATTTGCTTCTTCAGGCGACTTCTTTTGTCCACGGCGAACACGAGCTTCCATATCTTGCAGTTCTTGATTTAATGATGCACATTCAACCTAATTGCATATAAtggttatatatttaaaacagtTTACCAGGCATAGAGAGAAAACCTTCATTATGAAGAAAAGAGATGAAATTTTTAATCTACCTCAAGCAGTGCCACCTTCTGCTCAAGCTCAGCCACCTTTGCCGTCCTCTCATCCGCTATTCTCTAAATATGAAGCAATTATGgtaaatgaataaatatgatGGAGATAATGGTCAAATAACAGGACTATACttctaagtttctttttttttttttgataggtgaCTATACTTCTAAGTTTCTATCACAAAAGGAAGTAAAATGAACCACTTATGACAAATGCATACTATTGTGGAACTCCAAAattaataatgatgatgatgatgatgactactcaaaatttatttcaaaatgtAACATGTTAAGCAATCAGTCACAAGCATCATGAGTGCTTACATTACCTGGATCCTTGCAAGGGCTGAAGATGCATCAACAGCTCTATGTTCTAATTCTACTTCTCTTTCCATAGCAGCCTGTTTCATCAGATATAGGTTATCACATTGCAAGAAAACAATCCAtaataattagtaaattaattcaTCTACAAACCATTTTTGTAGCATTATGCGCAGCACGCTCTTCTTCTGCTCTCCGCTCTGCAGAAGCAAGCTCCTCCCGCATGGCCTGGAAAAGAATTTTATTCTTACAAATCTCAGAAAAGAATTCCACCACTCAATAATCTCATAATCTCATGATAAGATACATATGTGATAACATCAAAGGATCCAAAACATAGGAAATGTTATATGCAAGAAAAAACCAACCAACTTACCTGCATCATCCTTGTCTCCGTCAGTTCCCTATTTCTCATTATGGATTCCATGTTTGCCTGATGAAAATAATCTAAGAgttagagacaaaaaaaaaaaaaaaaatcctaagattCAGCAGAACCTCATATAATTGTAAATTCTAGTGAGAGCCAGCATATATTGCCTATGGAATAAGAAAATTATACAGGGCATGTCAAAGgagtaaaataatgaaatatagaTGGAAATGGAAGTAGGTAAATCACATGGTTACTCTTGTCCTAACTAGAAAAACTATTAGTAGTGGGATTATTCCAATCCTCAGAAACGTCTTGTGGTAAGAAATTTGTTATGACAGTGGAAGTGTGATGTAGTTTGTTTATAGGAAACTAAGCTTGCTGGTATGGATAGATAGCTGGTTTGCAGCTTGTGGAGTTGTCCTTATGTGGATTGGGTTGTGTTAAATGCGGATCAGACTATCGCGGTGGGGAGGGGAGGGGGTCTTTTCAATAATGTGGGATAAAAGGGTTTTGGAAAAGTTGGAAGATATGGTGGGAACTTTCTCAGTTTTGGTTCGATGGCAAGGGGTGGCAGCTGGTTTTATTTGGGTATACTCAAGGGTCTATGGCCCCAATGAAAATAGTGATAGGGGTCACATGTGGGATGAATTGGTTGGTATTGAAAAACATTGGTTTCTCATGATTGGGAATGGGGGTATGGTGAGGGGGAAAAGTCCTTCCAGGTTTGAGAACATGTGGTTAAAGACGGATGggtttgcagataaagttcacTCATGGTGGAATCGACATTCTTTCTCTGGTACACCTAGTTTTAGGCTTACCAAAAAGTTGAAGGCCTTGAAAGAAGATATTATTCAATGGAACCATTGAGAGTTTGGTAATGTTAGTTGTCAGAAGAAAGAATTGCAAAAGGCCTTGAAAGTTTTGGATGCTAAGGAAGGAGAGATTGGAACCTCTGATGGGGATAAATGTGAAAGGTTTGATGTGAGGTCCAAAGTGGAgcatcttctttctttggaaGAAATATCATGGAGACAAAATCGAGGATGTTATGTatcaaagaagaagataataataCTAAGTTTTTCCACAAGTTGGCTAATTCCCATAGAACGCATAATCATCTGAGTATCTTGGAGGCGGATGGGGTGATGTATGAGGAGGAGTCCAAGGTAGCTGCTCAGGTAgtacaattttataaaattttgtatcatGAGCCAGAGGGGTGGAGACCTTTCGAGGAGGGTTTGGAGTTTCCCCAAATTGGGGGAATGGAGAGGGGTTGGCTTGAAAGGAAGTTTGTGAAAGAGGAGATTCCTTAGGTCGTTAGAGATGTGGAAGGGGATAAAGCTCCGGTCCGAATGGTTTCTCTATGGCTTTTTATCACCATTGTTGGAGAATAGTGGACAAAGATGTTTTAGCTATCTTTGAAGAGTTTTATCAacattataaatttgaaaaatttcttAATGCTACTTTCATTGccttaattccaaaaaaaatgatGACTCCAATATCAGAGATTTCCGGCCTATCAATTTGGTGGGAAATGTATAAAATCTTGGctaagattttgaaaaatcGTTTGAGAGTGGTTTTATATCAGTTGATATTAGAATCTCAGAATAGCTTTGTGGGTGAAAGACAAATCCTTGACTCAGTTCTTATTGCGAATGAATGTGTTGATAGTCGAGTGAAGTGGGATTTCGGGGGTCATATGTAAACTCGATATTGAGAAAGtttatgatcatgtgaattgggaggtTCTCTTGGATTTGTTGAATGGGCTTTGGGGGGAGAAGTGGTGTAAATGGATCCAAACTTGTATATCCACGATTCAATTTTCTGTATTGATCAATGGCTCtccaactaatttttttttggtagttctAGGGGATTGAGACAAGGGGACCCACTATTTCCTGTGCCGTTTTCTACCATGATGGAGGTTTTTAGTAGGATGTTGAAGAGAGTGGAGGGTGCTAGCTTACTTTGTGGTTTCAAGGCTGATGTTAGGCAGGGTGTTGGAGAATGTGTTTCACATCTCCTATTTGTAGATGATACTATTCTGTTTTGTGATGCAAATGTGAAGCAAATCCTTCATGTTCGGATGTTGTTTTCAGGCTATGACAGGCTTCAAGGTCAAAGTGCAGAAGAGTGAAATGGTTCCAATAGGAAAGGTAAATAATGTGCATGCTTTGGATGAGATTTTGGGTTGCAGAATTGGAACTTTGCCTATGATTTATCTTGGCATGCCATTGGGGGCTTCTCATAAATCTACttcaatttggaatcctattttgggaaaaattgaGCAAAAGTTGGCTGGGTGGaagttgtatttgtcaaaaggtggTAGATTGACACTGCTCAAGGGTACGTTATCTAGTCTTCCTACTTATTTTCTATTGCTTTTCACTATTCCTACTCATGTGGCTAACAGAATCAAAAAGTTGCAAAGGGACTTTTTGTAGGGTGATAACAAGACTCATTTGGTAGGATGGGATAAAGTGTGCACGCCTATGGCCAATGGTGGTTTAGGTATAAGgaaattaactaaaattttttttgataggtaataaaacttttattcaaaaatgtTGAGCGTCATGTTCACGATGGTGAACATTCTGATCAAGGCAAAATACAGCAAGTTCAAAAACTTAATCTAATAGTGTAAGAATTCAGAAATGGAAATACAATTCGTAAAACCCCAAACACGCGCCCACTGAAACGAAGTACCAAAGAGGAGCTTTTAAATGATGTAAGGTTATTGTCTTCAAAGATGCATGTATTAAGTTTCGTCCAAACCAACCACATTAAACATGCTAGGACCATATTCCATATGGTTGAcagatgctttccaaaccaGTTTCTTCAAGCAAAGAGGAAAGAGCTAACTGTCTTTGGCAATACCCAATGGATCCTGAATACCTCGAAAATTGCACTCCACAATGCATGAGAAAACTTACAGTGGAGTAGAAAAATTAACTACATTTAACAAAGCTTTACTAGGGAAATGGCTTTGGAGGTTTGGGAATGAGGAGACTCAACTTTAGAGGAGGGTGGTAGCTTCGAAGTTTGGGGAAGAGTAGGGGGGATGGACTTCTAAGTTGGGAGGGGGTGTTCATGAGTGTGGTTTATGGAGAAGTATCCGTATGGGTTGGgaggattttagcaaaaatactCAATTTGTTGTTGGGATGGGGAATAGAGTGAGATTTTGGCAAGACGGGTGGTGTGGGGATTAACCTCTCCAACCGGCTTTCCCAAGACTGTATGGTATTGCCACTGATAGGAAGGCCTCTGTTGAGTCTTCTTTGACAAGGTTAGGGGCAGGGGAAAGGAGAAGTTGGGATGTTCAATTATTTCGAGATCTTAATGATTGGAAGTTGGGTACAGGGGATgactttcttcctctcttcgaCTCCAATATTCCTTCAATAGATATTGGGGTCTGAATGAGATGGAAGTTGAAGCCTAATGGAGATTTTAACATCCATTCATTTTACAATAAGTTGCGAGGTTCTTCATCCATTGTCTGTCCTTGGAAAGTTAAGGCCCCTCGGTGTGTTTCCTTCTTCGTTTGGACTGTAGCTTGGAATAAGATTCTTAACGGTGACAATTTGAGACTtaggggttttgattttgttgactaATGCATTATGTGTCGTTGTTGTGGGGAGACTGTGGATCATTTACTGCTTCATTGTGAGAAGGCTCATTTGTTATGGAGTTtggtttttaaatcttttgggATTTCGTGGGTCTAACCAAGAACAGTTCTAGATTTGctttttggttggtggaattagTTGGGGAAGCATTCGTCTAACATTTGGAATTTAATTCCGTTGTGCTTATTGTGGAATTTGTGGAAGGAGCGCAATAGGCAGACTTTTAAAGGCTTGGATAGCTCCGGAGATCAGTTGCTTACTGCTTTTAGTGGATCTCTATTTGAATGGTCTCGGGCTTAGGGACTCACATCTATTgattctctcccttcattcctttgttctctcctcttttgcaattaatttttttttttttccttttcttctttgtttctttcttttctttgtaaattttggtttgctttatgtttttcatgcataaagtagccttttgaatatacatctttcttacttataAAAGAACAAAGATTATGATGGAGGTTTTCAGTAGGATATTGAAGAGTGGAGGGAGCTGGATTACTTCGGGGTTTCAAGGTTGATGGGAGGCTCGTGGTGGGTAAAGTGTTTCACATCTCTTGTTTGCAGATGACACAATCCTCTTTTGTGATGCAAATGTTGAGCAGATCCTTCACCCAGCAACAGGATATACAACCTGTTACCCATGTACAGATGGCATCACGACACATGCAACTAAAATCTTCATCAATAGCTTCAACATCCATGCACATTCTTGTGCTTCcttccaaaatttaaaaaagccTTCTGCTTATCCTTGGTCCTAGACTTAATAAATGCTCTGACACACACACCATTTGTGCAAGCAAACTACTCTGCGATTTTAAAGGGTCTTATTTTGGCTAAAACTTTAAGAGAATGTGTTCTTTAAATACTAATGACAGAGTAAATTGAGAAGGATGAGTTTTAGGCCGTGTTTGTTTGGGagaatgaaaaagtggaaggatagagAAATAATTACTAGTATGTCCTTATTAATAAAAGTagaaggatggaaaaaaaagtgAGGGTAGTTTTGTACTTTTTTCTCGATGCCAattctttcctcttttattcCCAATTTGgaagtaaaagaaaatggtgGGCCTAGGTGGAAACCTCCATCCACCCCCATTTCTTTCCTCCCTCTTTTCCCTCATATTTCCTCTCCCTTTTCCTTCCCTCATTTCCCATCCTCTCacttttcaccccaaccaaacatagcaTTAGAAGGTAGGATAAACCACATATGTATAGCCAGAGCACCATATTTTCATGTTTAATCATGCCTACTCTTTGACCCAGTCTATTTCAACTTAAGATGAACTAACGCTTACATTCGACATCAATGTAGAAAATGAAGAGTGATGAAAGGACAGGTGAAGACAGATACTTTAGGCATAGCACACTAGAAAAGACTGATCATACATATAGTGAGTTTGTTGAACCTGCAATGAAGCTAGATTTCCTTCAGACAAAGCAGCTTGTTTCTTAAGTGCATCCATAGAGCTGATAAGTGCCTCAATTTCGGAGTTCTTTGCTGCCAAGGCCTCAACCATATTTGACTCTACTCTTGACACGTCACCTTTGGCTGCAGACAAATCTTGCTGTAGCTGCTTTATGTGAGCCTCATAGGATTTACTCAGCTCTCTCTGTAAAGAAAGCAATTTAGCTAGTGAGATCACTCCTTCAGTAGCATAATTTCAAGATCATAACAGAAAAACCAGGAAGTTCAACCCTCAAATGGGCAGGAATGCTGTTTTACCTCTGCAACGAGAAGTTCCTCTAGCTGTGCATTCTCACTTTTGTATTCTTGAAGACGGGAAGAAAGTCCGGCACAGACCTGAACATTTCTGACAAAGATTAGAAAAGCATGTAAACAGGATATTCTGACCATCAATTTACTCTTCTGTGGGGGTGGACTGCTCTCTAGATCACATATAGAGCATGCTTATCCCATCTTAATAGAATGGTTCGCTCAGACAACCAACTAGTTGCTAAAAGGTATGCACATCAAAATGGTAGAGCAGTTTGCATTTGGCTAGATAGTTTAAACAAACTGATTGTTTTATAATAtagaagaaaagggaaaaacaatCATGTATAAGATGAAAATTGTATcctattaatttttctttggtCATGGCCAATTAGGGGCTGGATGCAGGTGGAACCCAAATTGATTTGCACTAGACATGATAAAAGCAAACAAATGACTATAGTTTGATTTGTATGTAACCTGCTAAAGAGGTCTATTCTAATAAACATGACTTGCATAAATTTTTGATCCTCTAGTACACAACTTATTCTCGATATTCTTTTATTCTCATTCCTTAGAAATAAGCACccatataaacatatattcaTATGCCGGATGTCCTTGAAAGGATAGCATTGGATGAAGCCATGTTATGGATGAACTAGTAACCAACAGAAATGGTTGCCACcagtattttaaatttattgatgaataTTGTATCCTAACAACAGGACAAAATGCATTCCATTGGTAATTGCTGGTTATTGAAAATGTGGGCTCCATTAGTTCCATTAACAGTTAGAATAacatactttttatttttttgaaaaatatggcAAAGACCATACTTTTAGCCACCAGATGCCAgcattaaattttagaaataggcaattcatttttcatcagcataatataattcatagAAAAAAGGTAGACCAAAGAGATCCCAAGATAAACCAATCTGATTATAGTATACATCTGCAAAAtgcaaatattaaaaaataaagggaatTTAAAGAGCTTACCCGAGCTAGTCTTGCCTCCTTAGACTGACCAGTGGAAACTGTAGTTTTAAGCAGTCCCTGAGCCTGCACATGGACTAAAGGAACTAGTCAACACAATCTCTAAATGCAGGCAGGTAAGATGATACAAAGCTTGAACAAATATGGTGCAGTACAGTCTTCCCTGCACTAATTACTTTACCTCATCAAGTGGGTCCTGTACTTTCATGGGAGAACCATCAGCTTTAGTCTCCTGTTGCCTATTTTGATTGATAAGAGGTTCAACCTTGACATCAGCATCCTTCAATTGGGTATCACTGTTACTGGGAGAATCAGTAGATACAGATTGAGATCTCTCTTGGTCAATGTTCCCAGCACCATCTGTGTCTCCAGATTTACTTTGGCCAGCATCAATTGGTTCATCTTCGTTAACAATGTTAACTCCATTGGCAGGTAAGGATAAAGGAGGTTGTTCTTTGTGAACATCTGAAGTATTCTCATTGACAAGCTCAGCATTTGAATGTAAGGAGACAGCTTCCACATCAGCAACAGTTGAGAGGACTTCCATATCATCAGCATCATTTTTAACCACATCATTTGCCAATGTTTCTGTTAAAGGAATGCCTACCATGGGGGAATCTTTGTCGATACTATGCTGCAGGCCATCGTTTGTTTGGGCAACAGACTTAGTAGGAGTCCtttcattttcaattaattgaGAAGCCCTATCATTTTCAGGTGTCACATCTACTAGGGATGTTACTGTACTAGTTTGCTCCTGCAAAGTATCAGATTCATTCACAGGGACTCTCTTTTGAGCCTGCAAAATCAACATGTGTAAAGAAGAGTTATTTGACGAGAATATATCAATAAGAACTACTTATGGCTACAGGTATGCTCGCAAGTACCTTTGTCTTTGACTTTCTCTTGGCTTGAGATCCTTGCCCATTAGCAACTTAACAGttcagaaaaggaaaacaaaaagggGATAAGCACCAGAATTTTCATGAAAGAAAGTCAATACCAGTTATAGCCATCACAATaccactttaattttttatgaaggtcattttgggtttatttgtcACTATGGATACAAGCTAGTAAGCCTAACTTTCCTGGAATATGGAATCCTAGTAGTTTGCTTCTTCATCTAAAAAATTCCAGAAACATGGATCCCACAGGCATTCCAATTCTTGTGGAAACAGGAGAGTTTCTTCAGGAAGCAAACATCAATCCTAGCCTCTACTCAAAAACCATAGTTAAATAGAATTAAAGATACCATGAATTGATAAAGCCATGAATGAAGGTTCAAAGTCTAGTTTAACACCTCTGGTCCTATTCATCAGTGGCTTAGTGCATAATTAAATGTAAAGGATGCCAAGAGACTTAAGATCTACACCTGTGGATTGCAAATCAGCTTGCTCATCAGAAAATTCGCTGACAACCCGCTTTGCTCCTCGATctacaacttccaaaaagcctaaccaaaagcaaaagtttcaaatttttaaacaactgattaatttattacataGGTTTATTTATCACTCTGTATGTTTGGCAACTCAATCATACAATACGTacttttaaaaatcaaaagtgcaagaactagaaaaaaaaaattatgtaaagctTTTATATGTGGatataataaatgcaaagaaaaattatttactgactatatttgaaataaaaaattttagaatgaTGATAATAAACACAAGTAGGGGTGGGCAGAAAACAGATGACCCGACTCAACTCATCTGATTTAGACCGAACTAATATAGTGGAATTGGTTTTTGCATCCCCAAACCATACTGGTCTCAGTCTGCCCGAACCCACTTCCTTCACTGTCATCCCTTAACCCTAGTTGCCCTCATCATCCCTCAATGAACTtaccccctcccccccccctccccttgCTGGCCTTGCCTGCCTCACCCACCATATCCCTCAGCAGCATTGCCTCAGCTCACTATTGTCTTCCCCACATCAGATATGGCCTTGTTGTTGCTATTGCTTGCTCATTCTCCCTCATTCAGCAAGCACTCACCCACAACCCAATGAAGCCAAGCAATCTGACTGCCAACTCGAAGAGGAATCTTAGTCGACAATCCAACCCCTTTCGGTTGGCGACTGTTTGAAACTTCTGCACCCAAGAGTGATCAGGTCAGATGACAGTTTGCCCCCTAACTAGCCCGAACCCGTGGTCACCCTTAAACACAAGTAAAAACCAacctcttttgtttttgtgataCAAAGCCATAATGCGGAAGGCCATGAGATATTAACTTCCATAAGTTATACTACTAATATATTAACATAGGTAAGCTTCTTATAAAGAATCAGCTTGTGATAAAATTAGATTAATGAAATCAGTTACTTCAATGTGTACATCTTCTTTTTACTAATTAAAGAAAGCTGAAGTGATATCCCCAAGCCACATTTTCCTTCAGAGAGCTGCAACATCACTTCTCATTATTTGGCACTATTTCCATCACAAGAACAACAAAGCTAATCTGTAATCATACCATTTAAAGTATGCTATCCATTATTTTCATCTACCAAACACTTCAAATCAATATAAGAACTGACCAATGTCATCTCTCCTTTTCTCATCGATATTGgacaaagaaataagaaaaaaccTCCCAAgataaacaaaatttgaattttcttgaatTGCAACCCCAGGGGATTGGTTTAGTGTGATCCATGAGGTCCTGAGTTCAAGTCTCTTAGCCAACGCCCAAGAGATTAATGATCCCAACATAGGTCTTAAAAAATCCTTGACACcaattgaaaacaaaacaaagcaaagcataccCAACAACAATTCACGCTTAAGATCACACCCATTCCAAAGCCGCGCACTTCTTTCCATTTAAATTAAACCATATCTGAACAATAAGTTTCTTTATAACATTCCAATAGGAAATTGAGCAATGAAGCAAACCCTAAAACAGCCACAccttgaagaaaaaattgagcTAAACAGATTCCATTAGAATACTCCTCACACATTCCATGCCCcaagtaaaagtaaaagtaaaagtaaaagaaaaaatgccGCCAAGCGAAAACTATTTTCATTCTCATTCAATTCCAATGCATCAACTTCActacaaattcaaaattaaggttttgttgataaacaaaaaatgaataacGCTGGGATCAGACCTAAAACacaaatagaagaagaagaagaagcagcagagcaaaatgagaaagaaagaacaaagatCCACACCTTCTGCTTTTTTAAGCCACGAATCCATTTTGAATTTCGGATCCGAAACAATTGCGCCCTATTCCATCATCAACCAGTCGGAGACGGAGAGACCAACCATACTCCCCCAcactttcaatttttaaatgaaaatgaaatgcttttttttttttttttttttaaatcaaatcaaaaactcatttaaaaataaataaatctgaATCTGCGTTTTACTTTTGCTTTTGCGCACCGGATCGTTTTGTGAAGAAGGGCAGTCGTTAGTTAAGAAGTCTgcgtgtgttgtgttgtgtgtgtACGAGTAATATTGAAGAATGTCAGGTATTGTTCAAGTGCTACCACGACTATTCTACCTTTCGCTGTTCCTCTCCTCTAATCTCATCATATCGTTCACTTATCGTTTTGTACGCACTTTTGCAGGGATTTGTCGGTGTACCAGCCCAGCCAAGAAGCCGGccctctgtttttgttttttaaggcCCAACTagtttttttaactttttctttttactcttttgaAAAACTCACACTCTAAATTTCACCATAATTAGAACCGtataatctaagtatatatgtatgtgaaactctATTCTAGAAACTTGAACCTTGATCATTGCCCTCCATATTCGTACTAATATTTGTGGAGTAATAATCGTACCAAGAGTATGCACTAGCCA is a genomic window of Quercus lobata isolate SW786 chromosome 2, ValleyOak3.0 Primary Assembly, whole genome shotgun sequence containing:
- the LOC115975645 gene encoding golgin candidate 1 isoform X1, which encodes MDSWLKKAEGFLEVVDRGAKRVVSEFSDEQADLQSTVANGQGSQAKRKSKTKAQKRVPVNESDTLQEQTSTVTSLVDVTPENDRASQLIENERTPTKSVAQTNDGLQHSIDKDSPMVGIPLTETLANDVVKNDADDMEVLSTVADVEAVSLHSNAELVNENTSDVHKEQPPLSLPANGVNIVNEDEPIDAGQSKSGDTDGAGNIDQERSQSVSTDSPSNSDTQLKDADVKVEPLINQNRQQETKADGSPMKVQDPLDEAQGLLKTTVSTGQSKEARLARVCAGLSSRLQEYKSENAQLEELLVAERELSKSYEAHIKQLQQDLSAAKGDVSRVESNMVEALAAKNSEIEALISSMDALKKQAALSEGNLASLQANMESIMRNRELTETRMMQAMREELASAERRAEEERAAHNATKMAAMEREVELEHRAVDASSALARIQRIADERTAKVAELEQKVALLEVECASLNQELQDMEARVRRGQKKSPEEANQAIQMQAWQEEVERARQGQRDAESKLSSLEAEVQKTRVEMAAMKRDAEHYSRQEHMELEKRYRELTDLLYYKQTQLEAMASEKAAAEFQLEKELKRLHEAQVEADRNKVSRRASTSWEEDTEMKALEPLPLYHRHMVGASIQLQKAAKLLDTGAVRATRFLWRYPTARVILLFYLVFVHLFLMYLLHRLQAQADNFTAREVAESMGLSNPTLP
- the LOC115975645 gene encoding golgin candidate 1 isoform X2; its protein translation is MDSWLKKAEGFLEVVDRGAKRVVSEFSDEQADLQSTVANGQGSQAKRKSKTKAQKRVPVNESDTLQEQTSTVTSLVDVTPENDRASQLIENERTPTKSVAQTNDGLQHSIDKDSPMVGIPLTETLANDVVKNDADDMEVLSTVADVEAVSLHSNAELVNENTSDVHKEQPPLSLPANGVNIVNEDEPIDAGQSKSGDTDGAGNIDQERSQSVSTDSPSNSDTQLKDADVKVEPLINQNRQQETKADGSPMKVQDPLDEAQGLLKTTVSTGQSKEARLARVCAGLSSRLQEYKSENAQLEELLVAERELSKSYEAHIKQLQQDLSAAKGDVSRVESNMVEALAAKNSEIEALISSMDALKKQAALSEGNLASLQANMESIMRNRELTETRMMQAMREELASAERRAEEERAAHNATKMAAMEREVELEHRAVDASSALARIQRIADERTAKVAELEQKVALLEVECASLNQELQDMEARVRRGQKKSPEEANQAIQAWQEEVERARQGQRDAESKLSSLEAEVQKTRVEMAAMKRDAEHYSRQEHMELEKRYRELTDLLYYKQTQLEAMASEKAAAEFQLEKELKRLHEAQVEADRNKVSRRASTSWEEDTEMKALEPLPLYHRHMVGASIQLQKAAKLLDTGAVRATRFLWRYPTARVILLFYLVFVHLFLMYLLHRLQAQADNFTAREVAESMGLSNPTLP